In the Alkaliphilus oremlandii OhILAs genome, one interval contains:
- a CDS encoding UvrD-helicase domain-containing protein: MKDSNITIKSNIYPRNGELFNDKVFSRQVKDRIALTKLIKLANLNPERDLTPIQLNLYKNELVKCSYNEEGDFTWGMLSRESEEVWGCRCEKVDCKRFSGCRSDLSHEDVKALKAKIESFISIQRLEDEDAYAEISKPATLIENKNIVDKQIESIDKTNIDEKAYEKLKDENDKLTKINEDIPTPVERVSISSQENEIKREILEDKQEDVIVADPTTKILVNAGPGTGKTYTLIERIKYLTLEEGINPENMMILSFSKAAIGEIHKRLSKDIEDDVSYWDLNLVDIRTFDSFATYVMKAIDQDYDLSGKGYEERIELCIEEIKKHSDIFSSIEHVIVDEIQDLVGVRARLVQTILEHVDCGFTLLGDLCQSIYDHQVKDQLDEIDSEKFNKWLRLKYKDEIKEYEFINNHRQIKELAEETLNIRKSILMDTEEEQERALLSSIERFPILSEYKKIRNSMEESNLKNACFLCRTNGQALKVSSYLHDQEIYHKVQRPSNFKLLKPWLGKVFSLFEKVIIDYDEFEVAINKLNLEETLDIKAVWEELKTIEAQRASHLNIEDFVLNLSTKKHLFDSLCIQGVSNFTVSTIHRAKGREFDQVVLLNDDILSYKEENGIRNEIKTYYVAVTRPKFKIYRSTFGEKALYMRKVNTASNRWVETQRHRFTKKVFIQNIEVGKEYDIDATSFINENILSPYNSPKENQEYLLNNVKSGEPVVLKKQVIDNDVYYYIYHDDHVIGSMSLQFTEDIYRTYKKINRIPTRDITKFPNEIRKVYIDEVCTYIKEGNTELPNEYSRKGLWLGVSLVGLGKIERY, from the coding sequence ATGAAGGATTCAAACATTACTATAAAAAGTAATATTTATCCTAGAAATGGAGAACTATTCAATGACAAAGTCTTTAGTAGACAAGTTAAGGATCGAATTGCTTTAACGAAACTTATTAAACTGGCTAATCTTAATCCTGAAAGAGATCTTACGCCTATTCAACTTAATTTATACAAAAATGAATTAGTAAAATGTAGCTACAATGAAGAAGGTGACTTTACATGGGGAATGTTAAGTCGAGAAAGTGAAGAAGTATGGGGATGTAGATGTGAAAAAGTTGATTGTAAGAGATTTAGTGGCTGCAGAAGTGATTTATCACATGAAGATGTTAAGGCATTAAAAGCAAAAATCGAGTCATTTATTAGTATCCAAAGATTAGAAGATGAAGATGCTTATGCTGAAATTTCTAAGCCTGCTACACTAATAGAAAATAAAAATATAGTAGACAAACAGATTGAATCAATAGATAAGACAAACATTGATGAAAAAGCATACGAAAAACTAAAAGATGAGAATGATAAATTAACTAAAATAAATGAGGATATACCAACTCCAGTAGAAAGAGTTAGCATTAGTTCTCAAGAAAATGAAATAAAGCGCGAAATACTAGAAGATAAGCAAGAAGATGTAATAGTTGCTGATCCAACGACTAAAATTCTTGTAAATGCAGGTCCTGGCACTGGTAAAACATATACATTAATCGAAAGGATAAAGTATCTAACTTTGGAAGAAGGAATTAATCCTGAGAACATGATGATATTAAGTTTTTCTAAAGCTGCAATAGGAGAAATTCATAAAAGACTTTCTAAAGACATTGAAGATGATGTATCATATTGGGACTTAAACTTAGTTGATATTAGAACATTTGATTCATTTGCAACATATGTAATGAAGGCAATAGATCAAGATTACGATCTATCAGGAAAAGGCTATGAGGAAAGAATTGAGTTATGTATTGAAGAAATAAAAAAACATTCAGATATATTTAGCAGCATTGAACATGTAATTGTAGATGAAATACAGGACTTAGTAGGAGTAAGGGCACGACTAGTGCAAACAATTTTAGAGCATGTTGACTGTGGATTTACATTATTAGGAGACCTATGCCAATCAATTTATGACCATCAGGTAAAAGATCAACTTGATGAGATAGATTCTGAGAAATTTAATAAGTGGTTAAGATTAAAATATAAGGATGAAATAAAAGAGTATGAGTTTATTAATAATCATAGACAAATTAAAGAATTAGCTGAAGAAACACTAAATATTCGAAAAAGTATTTTAATGGATACAGAAGAAGAACAAGAGCGGGCATTACTATCTTCTATTGAAAGGTTTCCAATTCTTAGTGAATATAAAAAAATAAGAAATAGTATGGAAGAAAGCAACTTAAAGAACGCATGTTTCTTATGTAGAACAAATGGACAGGCATTAAAAGTATCTAGTTATCTTCATGATCAAGAGATTTATCATAAAGTACAAAGGCCTTCAAACTTTAAGTTATTAAAACCATGGCTAGGAAAAGTATTTTCATTATTCGAAAAAGTAATTATTGATTATGATGAATTTGAAGTAGCAATTAATAAATTAAATTTAGAAGAAACATTAGATATAAAAGCTGTTTGGGAAGAGTTAAAGACTATTGAAGCCCAAAGGGCTTCCCACTTGAATATAGAGGATTTTGTATTAAATTTAAGTACTAAGAAACATTTATTTGATAGTTTATGTATACAAGGGGTTAGTAATTTTACAGTATCAACTATACACAGAGCAAAGGGAAGAGAATTTGACCAGGTTGTTTTATTAAATGATGATATTTTATCTTATAAAGAAGAAAATGGTATTAGGAATGAAATAAAAACTTATTATGTGGCTGTTACAAGGCCAAAATTTAAAATTTATCGTTCTACATTTGGAGAAAAAGCACTATATATGAGAAAAGTTAATACTGCTAGTAATAGATGGGTAGAAACTCAGAGGCACAGATTCACTAAAAAGGTATTTATACAGAATATTGAGGTTGGAAAAGAATATGACATTGATGCTACAAGTTTTATCAATGAAAATATATTGTCTCCTTATAATAGTCCAAAGGAAAATCAAGAGTATTTATTAAATAATGTAAAAAGTGGAGAACCTGTGGTTTTAAAGAAACAAGTTATAGATAATGATGTATATTATTATATCTACCATGATGATCATGTAATTGGTAGTATGTCACTTCAGTTTACAGAGGATATTTATAGAACATACAAAAAAATCAACAGAATACCTACAAGAGATATAACAAAGTTTCCTAATGAAATAAGAAAAGTATATATAGATGAAGTGTGTACGTATATTAAAGAGGGAAACACAGAACTGCCAAATGAATATAGCCGAAAAGGATTATGGTTAGGTGTATCCTTAGTTGGACTAGGTAAAATAGAGAGATATTAA
- a CDS encoding Hsp70 family protein, whose protein sequence is MSGIKQYFGIDFGTTNTAMTGILKSDEGKKNIRYGDEYGSPFPSLVAIDKLTGKVYCGRDVWKEKNELSETCEIIKSIKSYLGTEKIWTIAGKIWTPEIVAGHLFMALKENARNKYQSEVKEAVVSVPVGFSSKKRQALRKAAKEAGINIKSFISESTAALLENYKHLKQFSKIAVFDWGGGTLDVSVVEIKNNTIKELSVSGMKLGGDDIDEALARWAHSKAANKKKSNISFDEMPLKYQDKILTEAEKAKKELSYEDSTNISILKYGELGSVHIHVDFDQFTALTEKYVLRAIGTLEEAVSTAQLNMEEIDCILMVGGSSNLRVLHEKIEQLWINQHIEFPEDPEWSAAEGATSLGIYPGCFKLNQDVGLILSDNTFFSVQECHTTVPSKENQLEFGIVEDTMDARFIFSDNTYSDKEKSKKILDYVTVPVYGFGNERIVLRSYIDEDLVFKAKIKSNHKMEQFERTYELSDLKFYYELPKGLEE, encoded by the coding sequence ATGTCAGGAATTAAACAGTATTTTGGCATTGATTTTGGCACAACAAATACTGCCATGACTGGAATTTTAAAAAGTGATGAAGGTAAAAAAAATATAAGGTATGGAGATGAATATGGAAGTCCATTTCCATCGTTAGTAGCAATAGATAAACTAACGGGTAAGGTTTATTGCGGAAGAGATGTGTGGAAGGAAAAAAATGAATTATCTGAAACTTGCGAAATAATTAAGTCTATAAAGTCATACTTAGGAACAGAAAAGATATGGACTATTGCAGGGAAAATATGGACACCTGAAATAGTTGCGGGACATCTTTTTATGGCCCTGAAAGAGAATGCACGAAATAAGTATCAAAGTGAGGTTAAAGAAGCTGTGGTCTCTGTTCCTGTAGGTTTTTCATCTAAAAAGAGACAAGCTCTTAGAAAAGCTGCTAAAGAAGCAGGTATTAATATAAAAAGTTTTATTAGTGAATCCACGGCTGCACTTTTGGAAAATTATAAACATCTAAAACAATTTTCGAAAATAGCTGTATTTGACTGGGGTGGAGGAACTTTAGATGTTTCTGTAGTAGAAATTAAAAACAATACAATAAAGGAATTATCGGTCTCTGGAATGAAACTTGGAGGAGATGATATAGATGAAGCTTTAGCTAGATGGGCACATAGTAAGGCAGCTAATAAAAAAAAATCAAATATATCATTTGATGAAATGCCTCTTAAATATCAAGATAAAATTCTGACAGAAGCTGAAAAAGCAAAAAAAGAGCTTTCTTATGAAGATAGTACAAATATTAGTATACTTAAATATGGCGAACTAGGAAGTGTACATATTCATGTTGATTTTGATCAGTTCACAGCTTTAACTGAAAAGTATGTACTACGGGCAATTGGAACTTTGGAAGAAGCTGTAAGTACGGCTCAATTAAACATGGAAGAAATAGATTGTATTTTAATGGTAGGTGGTAGCTCAAATTTACGGGTATTGCATGAAAAAATTGAACAGCTATGGATAAATCAACATATTGAATTTCCAGAAGATCCTGAATGGAGTGCTGCAGAAGGGGCTACGTCTTTGGGTATATATCCTGGTTGTTTCAAGCTTAATCAAGATGTTGGATTAATATTAAGTGATAATACATTCTTCTCTGTACAGGAATGTCATACTACTGTTCCAAGTAAAGAAAATCAACTTGAATTTGGTATTGTTGAAGATACAATGGACGCTAGATTTATTTTTAGTGATAATACTTACAGCGATAAAGAAAAAAGTAAAAAAATATTAGATTATGTTACTGTACCAGTTTATGGATTTGGTAATGAGCGGATAGTATTAAGATCATACATTGATGAGGATTTAGTTTTTAAAGCTAAAATTAAAAGTAACCATAAGATGGAACAATTTGAAAGAACATATGAGTTAAGTGATTTAAAGTTCTATTATGAGTTGCCAAAAGGCTTGGAGGAATGA
- a CDS encoding valine--tRNA ligase, whose protein sequence is MENNLEKNYNPQEFEGRIYEHWMKNNYFKAEVNPDKKPFCIVLPPPNITGQLHMGHALDHTLQDILIRWKRMQGYETLWQPGSDHASIATEVKVVEKIKAEEGLSKLEVGREGFLERAWKWKEEYGGRIVDQMKKLGDSCDWSRERFTLDEGLSNAVTEVFIKLYEKGLIYRGNRIINWCPDCKTSLSDAEVEHEEKVGHFWHISYPIKDSDEVLEIATTRPETMLGDTAIAVHPEDERYQHLIGKYAILPLVNREILIVADEYVDPEFGTGAVKITPCHDPNDFEVGLRHNLPQINVMNDDASINEKGGKYAGMSRYEARKAIVKDLEEAGLLVKVKEHSHNVGQCYRCDTVVEPITSDQWFVKMESLAAPAIDAGKNGDIKFIPDRFTKTYLHWLENIRDWCISRQLWWGHRIPAYYCQDCGHIVVAKEAPTTCEKCNSTNFKQDEDVLDTWFSSALWPFSTLGWPEATKELEYFYPTDVLVTGYDIIFFWVVRMAFSGLEFMENVPFKHVFLHGLVRDAEGRKMSKSLGNGIDPLEIIDQYGADALRFTLVTGNSPGNDMRFHMEKLESSRNFANKLWNATRFVLMNLEVDHIEKSSVESNFTIADKWIISRMNKVAKEMTENMDKFELGIAVQKLYDFIWSEYCDWYIELVKPRLYGEDTEAKRAAQYTLTYVLENILKLLHPFMPFITEEIWQNLPTVQGSVIVAPWTEFSATEIDANSEAKMELIMTAIKSIRNVRAEMNVIPSRKAKLMVLATDSQVANTILENEKYFMTLGSVSEIELVANKEQIPSDAVSTVIQGAELFLPLDDLIDFEKEIERLEKEKAKLEGEIKRVVGKLSNEGFVSKAPEHLINEEKQKQAKYEQMLNGVVERLASLKNRG, encoded by the coding sequence ATGGAAAATAATTTGGAAAAAAATTATAATCCTCAGGAATTTGAAGGTAGAATATATGAACATTGGATGAAGAATAACTATTTTAAGGCAGAGGTGAATCCAGACAAAAAACCGTTCTGTATTGTTCTGCCGCCACCGAATATTACGGGACAGCTTCACATGGGTCATGCTTTAGACCATACGCTTCAGGATATTTTAATCCGTTGGAAAAGAATGCAGGGGTACGAAACACTATGGCAACCAGGTAGCGATCATGCAAGTATTGCAACGGAAGTAAAAGTTGTTGAAAAGATCAAGGCAGAAGAGGGCTTAAGTAAATTAGAAGTTGGTAGAGAAGGTTTCTTAGAGAGAGCGTGGAAATGGAAAGAAGAATACGGCGGAAGAATCGTAGATCAAATGAAAAAACTAGGCGATTCCTGTGATTGGTCTAGAGAAAGATTTACTTTAGACGAAGGGTTGAGCAATGCGGTAACGGAAGTATTTATTAAATTATATGAAAAAGGATTAATCTACAGAGGAAATCGTATCATCAACTGGTGTCCAGACTGTAAAACATCCCTTTCCGATGCAGAGGTTGAACATGAGGAAAAAGTAGGACATTTTTGGCATATCAGCTACCCCATTAAGGATAGCGATGAAGTTCTAGAAATTGCAACCACAAGACCGGAGACCATGCTTGGGGATACTGCTATTGCTGTACATCCAGAGGATGAAAGATATCAGCATTTAATCGGCAAATATGCGATTCTTCCTCTAGTGAACAGGGAGATTTTAATTGTAGCAGATGAATATGTAGACCCTGAATTTGGAACAGGTGCAGTTAAAATTACACCATGTCATGATCCGAATGACTTTGAAGTAGGATTGAGACACAATCTTCCTCAAATCAATGTGATGAACGATGATGCGAGCATCAATGAAAAAGGTGGCAAATATGCAGGGATGTCCAGATATGAAGCAAGAAAAGCTATTGTAAAGGATCTGGAAGAAGCAGGACTTCTCGTTAAAGTGAAGGAGCATAGCCACAATGTAGGTCAATGCTACAGATGTGATACGGTAGTAGAACCAATTACATCGGACCAATGGTTCGTAAAAATGGAGTCTCTTGCGGCACCGGCTATCGATGCAGGAAAAAATGGGGATATTAAGTTTATTCCAGATCGATTTACAAAAACATATTTACATTGGCTAGAAAACATAAGAGACTGGTGCATATCGAGACAGCTTTGGTGGGGACATCGTATTCCAGCGTATTACTGCCAAGATTGCGGTCACATTGTAGTTGCCAAGGAGGCACCTACAACTTGCGAGAAATGTAATTCAACCAACTTTAAACAAGATGAAGATGTATTGGATACCTGGTTTAGTTCAGCGCTATGGCCTTTCTCTACATTAGGCTGGCCAGAAGCAACAAAGGAATTAGAGTATTTCTATCCTACAGATGTATTGGTAACAGGATACGATATTATTTTCTTCTGGGTAGTTCGTATGGCATTTTCAGGATTGGAGTTCATGGAGAATGTACCATTCAAACATGTGTTTCTCCATGGACTTGTAAGAGATGCAGAGGGCAGAAAAATGAGTAAGTCCTTAGGGAATGGTATTGACCCACTAGAAATCATCGATCAATACGGAGCCGATGCTTTAAGATTCACTTTAGTTACGGGAAATTCCCCGGGAAATGACATGCGTTTCCATATGGAAAAGCTAGAATCTAGTAGAAACTTTGCAAATAAGCTATGGAATGCGACAAGATTCGTACTAATGAATCTAGAGGTAGACCATATCGAGAAGAGCAGTGTAGAATCGAATTTTACCATTGCTGACAAATGGATTATCTCTAGAATGAATAAAGTTGCAAAAGAAATGACAGAAAACATGGATAAATTTGAACTAGGGATTGCGGTACAGAAGCTGTACGACTTCATTTGGAGTGAATACTGTGACTGGTATATTGAACTGGTAAAACCGAGATTATATGGAGAAGACACGGAAGCAAAAAGAGCGGCACAATATACTTTAACATACGTATTAGAAAATATATTAAAGCTATTACATCCATTTATGCCGTTTATAACGGAAGAAATATGGCAGAACTTACCTACGGTACAAGGCAGCGTAATTGTAGCACCTTGGACTGAATTTAGCGCAACGGAAATTGATGCGAATTCAGAAGCAAAGATGGAGTTGATTATGACTGCTATTAAGAGTATCCGTAATGTTCGGGCTGAAATGAATGTTATTCCTTCTAGAAAAGCAAAGCTGATGGTTTTAGCTACAGATAGCCAGGTTGCAAATACCATACTAGAAAATGAGAAGTACTTTATGACTTTAGGAAGTGTTTCGGAAATAGAGCTTGTAGCAAATAAAGAGCAAATTCCGTCCGATGCTGTATCTACAGTGATTCAAGGTGCAGAGCTATTCTTACCTTTAGATGATTTAATTGACTTTGAAAAGGAAATTGAACGATTGGAAAAGGAAAAAGCAAAGCTAGAGGGAGAAATTAAGAGGGTTGTTGGCAAGCTGTCCAACGAGGGCTTCGTTAGCAAAGCACCGGAGCATTTGATCAATGAAGAAAAGCAGAAGCAAGCGAAATACGAGCAAATGCTAAACGGTGTCGTAGAAAGATTAGCATCACTGAAAAATAGGGGATAA
- the pgsA gene encoding CDP-diacylglycerol--glycerol-3-phosphate 3-phosphatidyltransferase, with product MNLPNILTSVRFALVPLFIGVFFSSLENSLNYSVMIFIIAGITDVLDGYIARKYNIITKWGQAMDPLADKLMQLTVLVCFTIKNFVPIWVIIIYGIKEVSMIFGGIMMYTKKDKLVIPANSYGKIATVVFYIAILAIAFNFPFGRFLMWIAAALTLYAFARYFILATEAMKKSVDKTC from the coding sequence ATGAATTTACCCAATATATTAACTTCTGTTCGGTTTGCCCTGGTACCATTATTTATCGGTGTTTTCTTTTCGTCTCTGGAGAATAGTCTGAATTATTCAGTTATGATATTTATCATAGCAGGAATTACAGATGTTTTGGATGGTTATATTGCTAGAAAATATAATATTATAACGAAATGGGGACAAGCCATGGACCCTTTGGCAGATAAACTGATGCAGCTCACTGTACTTGTCTGTTTTACAATAAAGAACTTTGTTCCAATATGGGTGATTATCATATATGGAATCAAGGAAGTTTCCATGATATTTGGTGGTATCATGATGTACACGAAGAAGGATAAGCTGGTGATTCCTGCAAATTCTTACGGAAAGATTGCAACGGTGGTTTTTTATATTGCTATTTTAGCCATTGCATTCAATTTTCCTTTTGGGAGATTTTTAATGTGGATTGCAGCAGCCCTCACTTTATATGCTTTTGCACGTTATTTTATTTTAGCAACTGAAGCGATGAAAAAATCTGTTGACAAAACTTGTTAA
- a CDS encoding ABC transporter substrate-binding protein, whose product MKHKKIIGLWIVLLMVSSLFLSSCGNKTDLTKIKVMEVTHSVFYAPQYVAITQGFFKEEGLDVELMDGKGADKTMAALLSDQVQIGFMGPEASIYVFNQGKEDYAVNFAQLTQRDGSFIVARDPYPNFTLEDLRGKSMLGGRKGGMPNMTLEYVLKKNNLIPGKDLTVRTDIQYDVMAGAFAGGEAEFTTLFEPVASQVEKQGKGYVVDAVGAHSGYIPFTAYSAKQSYIEKNPEIIQKFTNAVYKGMQWVHSHSDEEVAKSMQPHFPDADLEILTKVVERYRSIDAWATDPILKEDGLNRLQDVMTEAGELNQKVPYDKIVNTEFAEKAMKNK is encoded by the coding sequence TTGAAGCACAAAAAAATAATCGGATTATGGATTGTTTTGCTCATGGTTTCTAGTCTATTTTTATCGAGTTGTGGTAATAAAACAGATCTTACTAAAATAAAAGTTATGGAAGTAACCCACTCTGTTTTTTATGCACCACAATACGTAGCAATTACCCAAGGTTTCTTTAAAGAAGAGGGATTGGATGTAGAGCTTATGGACGGTAAAGGCGCAGACAAGACCATGGCAGCTCTACTGAGTGACCAAGTACAAATAGGTTTTATGGGACCGGAAGCTTCTATCTATGTGTTCAATCAAGGCAAAGAAGATTATGCGGTCAACTTTGCGCAGCTAACACAGAGAGATGGTTCTTTTATCGTTGCTAGGGACCCCTATCCTAATTTTACCTTAGAAGACCTTAGAGGAAAATCCATGCTTGGTGGACGTAAGGGTGGAATGCCAAATATGACCTTGGAATACGTTCTAAAGAAAAACAACTTAATTCCAGGAAAAGATTTGACTGTAAGAACGGATATTCAATACGATGTAATGGCTGGCGCCTTTGCTGGTGGAGAGGCTGAATTTACAACGCTATTTGAGCCTGTAGCTTCTCAAGTAGAAAAGCAAGGAAAGGGATATGTAGTTGACGCAGTAGGCGCACATAGTGGATATATTCCTTTTACAGCGTACAGTGCGAAACAAAGCTATATCGAAAAAAATCCAGAGATCATTCAAAAGTTTACAAACGCCGTATATAAGGGAATGCAATGGGTTCACTCACATAGTGATGAAGAAGTTGCTAAGTCCATGCAGCCTCACTTCCCAGATGCCGATTTAGAGATTTTAACGAAAGTAGTTGAAAGATACCGCTCTATTGATGCATGGGCTACGGATCCTATATTAAAAGAAGACGGACTGAATAGACTTCAAGACGTTATGACAGAAGCAGGTGAGCTAAACCAAAAAGTACCTTATGATAAGATTGTTAATACTGAATTTGCAGAGAAGGCTATGAAAAATAAATAA
- a CDS encoding DUF4181 domain-containing protein, which produces MKLSILLPTYIVLTALVEKFLKNKLNIGDPKGLFNHFNKFHKWIEVLIITGIILSFFMNALYVFILFILLYAFRAFMEWKFDKGSKMYILNILYSSEFLLLLIILILFVERESYAI; this is translated from the coding sequence ATGAAACTTTCAATTTTATTACCTACTTATATCGTCTTGACAGCACTGGTAGAAAAGTTTTTAAAAAATAAGTTGAATATTGGAGATCCAAAAGGGTTATTCAACCATTTCAATAAATTTCATAAGTGGATAGAAGTATTAATTATCACAGGAATCATATTATCTTTTTTTATGAATGCACTTTATGTTTTTATTCTATTTATTCTGTTATATGCTTTCCGTGCTTTTATGGAATGGAAGTTTGATAAAGGCTCAAAGATGTATATTTTAAACATTTTATATAGTAGTGAATTTTTATTGCTTTTAATAATATTAATATTATTTGTTGAAAGGGAATCCTATGCTATTTAG
- a CDS encoding NUDIX hydrolase: MGLKKVTVVYCLLYNKETNEVLMVYNGDSSRWSLPGGAVESGETLEQAVVREVYEETNLSVKVKQIACVNERFFQDKDEHVVFITFIGEIIGGNISINHPEEISEIIWVNIREADQLMPYYQFNINNFIHNSVPYIFQE; this comes from the coding sequence ATGGGATTGAAAAAAGTAACGGTTGTGTATTGTCTATTATATAATAAAGAGACGAATGAAGTGCTTATGGTTTACAATGGTGATTCCAGTAGATGGTCTCTGCCTGGTGGTGCGGTAGAGTCAGGTGAAACCTTAGAGCAAGCTGTTGTGAGAGAAGTTTATGAAGAAACGAATCTTTCTGTAAAAGTTAAACAGATAGCTTGTGTAAATGAGCGATTTTTTCAAGATAAAGATGAGCATGTTGTTTTTATTACATTTATCGGGGAAATTATTGGAGGAAATATCTCAATTAATCATCCGGAAGAAATTTCAGAAATCATTTGGGTAAATATTAGGGAAGCGGATCAATTAATGCCTTATTATCAGTTCAATATCAATAACTTTATTCATAATTCTGTTCCATATATTTTTCAAGAGTGA
- a CDS encoding NUDIX domain-containing protein translates to MLRNMTAIYITFENKMLLLYRIGSKVVQPSWCGIGGHFEKEELNNPKACVLRELFEETGIKENDLENIEFKYAALRLKNGEIRQNYYYFAKLRNAEIDIHQCNEGKLQWVDMDHILEKKMPFTAKECLKHYLSAGRYDDKPYAGITTEEGINFVELKEF, encoded by the coding sequence ATGTTAAGGAATATGACTGCAATATATATTACGTTTGAAAATAAGATGCTATTACTGTATAGAATTGGCTCAAAGGTTGTACAACCATCCTGGTGCGGCATCGGTGGTCATTTTGAAAAAGAAGAACTAAACAATCCAAAAGCATGTGTTCTAAGAGAACTGTTTGAAGAAACGGGCATTAAAGAAAATGATTTAGAAAATATTGAGTTTAAGTATGCTGCGCTTCGTCTAAAGAACGGTGAAATTAGACAAAATTATTATTATTTTGCAAAATTGCGGAATGCAGAAATAGATATTCACCAGTGCAATGAAGGTAAGCTCCAATGGGTTGATATGGATCATATTCTAGAGAAGAAGATGCCATTTACTGCAAAGGAATGCTTGAAGCATTATCTTTCTGCCGGTCGATATGATGATAAACCATATGCAGGCATTACTACAGAAGAAGGAATTAACTTTGTTGAATTAAAAGAATTTTAG
- a CDS encoding GNAT family N-acetyltransferase encodes MTKITNDLKMVPLRDQPELLEKAVLWFSSKWGIPAEAYRESISKCIENPKEVPQWYVVLGEMDNIAAGLGMIENDFHKRTDLTPNVCAVYVEPQYRNNGIAGAMLDFVRRDAFNCGLETLYLLTGHDQLYEKFGWKFLCTVECDDGEEGRMYVMETLEK; translated from the coding sequence ATGACGAAAATAACAAATGACTTAAAGATGGTACCTTTGAGGGACCAACCAGAATTGCTAGAAAAAGCTGTTCTTTGGTTTAGCAGCAAATGGGGGATTCCAGCAGAAGCTTATAGGGAAAGTATCAGTAAATGTATTGAAAATCCAAAAGAAGTTCCGCAGTGGTATGTTGTACTGGGTGAAATGGACAATATTGCAGCAGGACTTGGGATGATAGAAAATGATTTCCATAAGAGAACAGACTTAACACCCAATGTATGTGCCGTTTATGTAGAACCTCAGTATCGTAACAATGGGATTGCTGGAGCCATGTTGGATTTTGTACGCAGGGATGCCTTCAATTGTGGCTTGGAAACTCTATATTTATTAACAGGTCATGATCAGCTTTATGAAAAGTTTGGGTGGAAATTTTTATGTACAGTGGAGTGTGACGATGGGGAGGAAGGACGTATGTACGTTATGGAGACTCTTGAAAAATAA
- a CDS encoding Crp/Fnr family transcriptional regulator — MKGCHHQKRQNGCIESVPIFASMNHDEMLEIAHIASSRTFEKGETIYGAGDEGGTLFVLYSGRIKISRFNVNGKEQVIRIVGPGEFIGELSLFSSLPLTDHAQALETSTVCVLEGARLKELMTKYASIAFKILDELSRRLEKAENLIENISLSTVTQRVAQVLLELSEEQNEILLNMTKGDLASQIGMTQETLSRKLGAFQEEGLIELVGHKRIRIKNRQGLEKLNGNS, encoded by the coding sequence ATGAAAGGATGTCATCACCAGAAGCGTCAGAATGGATGTATTGAAAGTGTTCCGATTTTTGCAAGTATGAACCATGATGAGATGCTGGAAATTGCTCATATTGCTTCATCGAGAACCTTTGAAAAGGGCGAAACAATCTATGGTGCAGGTGATGAAGGTGGCACTCTTTTCGTTCTTTACTCAGGCAGAATAAAAATATCGAGATTCAATGTCAATGGCAAAGAGCAAGTGATACGAATTGTAGGACCCGGAGAGTTCATCGGTGAGCTCTCTCTATTTAGTTCTCTCCCTTTGACGGATCATGCACAAGCTTTAGAAACATCAACAGTATGTGTACTTGAAGGAGCACGACTAAAAGAGCTGATGACAAAATATGCTTCCATCGCCTTTAAAATTTTAGATGAACTTAGCCGTAGATTAGAAAAGGCAGAAAATTTGATTGAGAATATTAGTTTGAGCACAGTAACGCAGCGTGTTGCCCAGGTACTCTTGGAACTTTCGGAAGAGCAAAATGAGATTCTGCTCAATATGACGAAAGGAGATTTGGCTTCTCAGATCGGTATGACGCAAGAGACTTTAAGTAGAAAATTAGGTGCATTTCAAGAAGAAGGACTTATTGAGTTAGTTGGGCACAAAAGAATCAGAATAAAAAATAGACAGGGACTAGAGAAATTGAACGGGAATAGTTAG